The DNA segment TATAGGGGCCGTGTTCTATTTCACCTTGGCGGAAGAAGCTTCGTTACTGAAATAGGAGCGACAGACCGATGAACTCCGAACGCGTCATCCTACTCGTGGAAGACAATCCTGACGATGAAGCGCTTACCATTCGTGCACTGCGACGGAGCAACATTGCCAATCGAATTGAGGTCTGCAGAAACGGGCAAGACGCCGTTGATCGCATACTTTCAGAATCACCGGACCACGCAACGCCGTGTGTTGTGTTGCTTGATCTCAAACTGCCGAAATTGGATGGGCTTGAGGTGCTCCGTCAGATACGCGCGAATGCGCGGACACGAATGATCCCCGTGGTTGTCTTAACGTCGTCAAGCGAAGAGGAGGACATTGTCGATAGTTATAGTCTCGGCGCCAATAGTTATGTCCGTAAGCCGGTGGAATTCGATGACTTCTTTCGAGCGGTCGGCCAGCTCGGGTTATACTGGTTAGTGGTGAATGAGCCTTTCCCCGATTCGAGGTAGTATGAGTGAGCCTTTGCGTGTACTGATCGTCGAAGACAACGAAGACGATGCGCTGCTAATCATGCGGCAATTGCGAAGTCAGGGGTTTGATGTTTCTTGGGAACGCGTTCAGACGACCTCGGATATGAGATCAGCGCTTCAGACTCGTCCCTGGGACGTAGTGATTTCGGACTTTCACTTGCCAAAGATCACGGTGCAGCAGGCGCTGGAAGTACTTAAGCGCAGCACCCTGGATCTTCCTTTCATTGTCGTCTCCGGAACCATCGGCGAAGAGACCGCGGTCGAAATGATGAAGGCGGGCTGCCACGATTACCTGATGAAGGACCGCCTGATGCGGCTTCCCGAAGTTGTTCGGCGTGAGTTGCGCGAAGCGCGTATACGAGCCGAGCGGCGCAAGACAGACGAAGTGCTGCGTCAGCGCAATGAGCAGTTGCGCGGGATTGCGGCCCATATTCCGGGAGTAGTCTGCCAATTCAAGATCTCACCCGACGAACCGATCGCCGTTTCCTATGTGAGTGAACGTTGCTCGGAAGTCTTGGGGCTTCCCGACAACCCCATTGCCTTCTTGGAGCAGTTTCGTGGGCAGCTCCCGGCAAGCGATCGGCAGCGCTTCGACCAGTCGTTACGCGATGCGGCAGCGGCTTTCCGGAACTGGAATTTTGACGGACGGTTGGACGCGGAAGACGGCAATACGAAATGGATCAAAGGGATGGCCAGTCCATCGCGATCCGAAGACGCGGTTGTGTTAAACGGGATCTTATTGGATGTTACCGAGCAACAGAAGATTTCGGAGCAGTTGAGCCAGGCGCAAAGAGTGGAATCGGTGGGGCGGCTTGCCGCAGGGGTTGCGCACGATTTCAACAACATGTTGACACCGATCCTTGGGTATGCGGAGATGCTGATATCCGAGGGGAATAGTCCTGAAAGGCAACGGGAGCAATTACTCGAAATCAAGCTAGCCGCGGAACGCGCTCAGGAGCTGACGCGCCAACTCCTGGCGTTCGGCCGCAGGCAGACGCTTCAAATCAGGCCCGTCGATCTGAATGTCATTATTGCAGGGATGGAGAAGTTGCTTCGGAGGACTTTGCAGGAGAGCGTTTCGCTGCGGATTACGCTCCATCCGAAGCCATGTACGATTCTGGCGGACACGGGGCAGGTCGAGCAGATTCTCATGAACCTGGCCATAAACGCCCAGGATGCGATGCCCGACGGCGGAACGCTCAACATTGAGGTGTCTCAGGCTGAACTGGATGAGACATATCGTGAGAATCACCCCGTTGCCATCACGGGATCCTATGGGGCGCTTATCGTCAGTGACACGGGTTATGGAATGAGTGAGGAGACCCGGAGGCAGATTTTCGAGCCTTTCTTCTCGACAAAAGGCGAGATGGGTACGGGAATGGGCCTGGCTACCGTCTATGGAATCGTGAAGCAACATGGCGGGTTGATCTGGGTATACAGCGAACTCGGTAAAGGAACGACGTTCAAGGTCTACCTACCCGCGTCTTCGCTTCAGTCCACTCCAGCAGCAAACAAAGGGCCTGCACTGAAGGAACTGCGAGGCTCCGAGACCGTCATTCTTGTAGAAGACAATCAGATGGTCCGGGATCTCGCCACCGCGGTACTGGAACGGCAAGGTTACACGGTACTCGCAGCGAACGGGGGGCCGGAAGCGCTGACTCTACTGGGGCGGAATTCCGAGTCAGTCCGGTTGATCGTCACAGATGTCGTCATGCCTGGCATGAACGGTCAACAACTCTACCGAGAGGCATCAAGACTCTGTCCTGGGATCAAGGTCCTATTCATGTCTGGCTATACGGGCAACGTCATCGCGCAGCACGGCATTCTCGAAGGCGGCACGGCCTTCATTCAGAAGCCCTTCTCGGTTCAAGGTCTTGCTGCCAAAGTACGCGAAGTGCTTGCGGATTCGTAGCCCCGCGAGGACGTTGTGAACCGGGCACGGTTACATGATGCATGCATTTTAGT comes from the Candidatus Hydrogenedentota bacterium genome and includes:
- a CDS encoding response regulator is translated as MSEPLRVLIVEDNEDDALLIMRQLRSQGFDVSWERVQTTSDMRSALQTRPWDVVISDFHLPKITVQQALEVLKRSTLDLPFIVVSGTIGEETAVEMMKAGCHDYLMKDRLMRLPEVVRRELREARIRAERRKTDEVLRQRNEQLRGIAAHIPGVVCQFKISPDEPIAVSYVSERCSEVLGLPDNPIAFLEQFRGQLPASDRQRFDQSLRDAAAAFRNWNFDGRLDAEDGNTKWIKGMASPSRSEDAVVLNGILLDVTEQQKISEQLSQAQRVESVGRLAAGVAHDFNNMLTPILGYAEMLISEGNSPERQREQLLEIKLAAERAQELTRQLLAFGRRQTLQIRPVDLNVIIAGMEKLLRRTLQESVSLRITLHPKPCTILADTGQVEQILMNLAINAQDAMPDGGTLNIEVSQAELDETYRENHPVAITGSYGALIVSDTGYGMSEETRRQIFEPFFSTKGEMGTGMGLATVYGIVKQHGGLIWVYSELGKGTTFKVYLPASSLQSTPAANKGPALKELRGSETVILVEDNQMVRDLATAVLERQGYTVLAANGGPEALTLLGRNSESVRLIVTDVVMPGMNGQQLYREASRLCPGIKVLFMSGYTGNVIAQHGILEGGTAFIQKPFSVQGLAAKVREVLADS
- a CDS encoding response regulator, yielding MNSERVILLVEDNPDDEALTIRALRRSNIANRIEVCRNGQDAVDRILSESPDHATPCVVLLDLKLPKLDGLEVLRQIRANARTRMIPVVVLTSSSEEEDIVDSYSLGANSYVRKPVEFDDFFRAVGQLGLYWLVVNEPFPDSR